A genomic stretch from Candidatus Methylomirabilis sp. includes:
- a CDS encoding TolC family protein translates to MDRVGCRVRGALLAIGIVCLAGGGVAGAAGPRNGTPDGAAPPGPLRLTLTAQVPAEPSPPSAPSLTVTPEGTLPLPLRDAIAQALRQNLDLLIEGYNPQARTQEVTREDAAFDPAAFATLMHSESKTPSASTVGGFTAFAHSERETQTGNIGLRKRFTLGTELELAFNNDRTDFNSASQVVNPGYRTDLTLSLTQPLLKNFGFEANETPLRLAKGNLTIAQAVLAQRVQAVVVEVEGAYWDLIFAIEDLESRRRSLRLAEALVRLNQARVRAGV, encoded by the coding sequence ATGGACCGAGTGGGGTGCCGAGTCAGGGGAGCGCTGCTGGCCATCGGGATCGTTTGCCTGGCGGGCGGGGGCGTGGCCGGCGCAGCCGGGCCGAGGAACGGAACGCCGGACGGCGCGGCCCCCCCCGGCCCTCTCCGACTGACCCTCACGGCACAGGTCCCGGCCGAGCCATCGCCCCCCTCCGCCCCCTCCCTCACGGTCACGCCCGAGGGGACCCTCCCCCTCCCCCTGCGCGACGCCATCGCCCAGGCCCTCCGCCAGAACCTGGACCTGCTCATCGAGGGCTACAACCCCCAGGCGCGGACGCAGGAGGTCACCCGGGAGGACGCCGCCTTCGATCCCGCGGCCTTCGCCACGCTGATGCACAGCGAGTCCAAGACCCCCTCCGCCTCCACCGTGGGCGGCTTCACCGCCTTCGCCCACAGCGAGCGGGAGACCCAGACCGGGAACATCGGCCTGCGCAAGCGCTTCACCCTGGGGACCGAACTCGAGCTGGCCTTCAACAACGATCGAACCGACTTCAACTCGGCCAGCCAGGTGGTGAACCCGGGCTACCGGACCGACCTCACCCTGAGCCTCACCCAGCCGCTCCTGAAGAACTTCGGGTTCGAAGCGAATGAGACCCCGCTCCGCCTCGCCAAGGGCAACCTGACCATCGCCCAGGCCGTCCTCGCGCAGCGAGTGCAGGCGGTGGTGGTGGAGGTGGAGGGGGCGTACTGGGATCTGATCTTCGCCATCGAAGACCTGGAGTCCCGGCGCCGCTCCCTCCGTCTGGCGGAGGCGCTCGTCCGGCTCAACCAGGCGCGGGTCCGCGCCGGCGTC